Proteins from a genomic interval of Bombus affinis isolate iyBomAffi1 chromosome 16, iyBomAffi1.2, whole genome shotgun sequence:
- the LOC126925346 gene encoding shematrin-like protein 2 isoform X1, giving the protein MKTFIFCLLVPAAISSGVEPGKPEKSKRGVLLGTGGLGGSSGGVDLGYSTTYGGISGGYTGGLSGGLAGSLSGGLPGLQGSLNGGLVGPLSGSLTGGLSAGLNGAPTEGGIRTIAQQVPVVIPQPYPVPRPVPGPWYVRQNLPLVRETSLRTPQQTALTLHRSTGISQAVRVPVSIPQPIPIPQPVPVSVLIPVSSGSIGGSGLTSGVTSGLGSGLNSGITGGLSGFSGGLNTGLGSSYGSGLTSSYGSGLGSSYGYGLTSSYGSSLGSSLGSSGLSAGYGSGLGSGLSAGYGSGLSSGLGAGLGSISISPGVGLGSGLSSGLGSGLGTSLGSGIGTQGLTANLGAGYGAGYGYASSGALGGATLGAGSLGGGALGGASTIIIKKH; this is encoded by the exons ATGAAGACGTTCATA TTCTGCCTTTTGGTGCCCGCCGCCATTTCTAGCGGAGTTGAACCAGGAAAGCCAGAGAAGTCGAAGAGAGGCGTTCTTCTAGGCACAGGAGGACTTGGAGGATCATCAGGAGGCGTAGACCTGGGTTATAGTACTACCTATGGCGGAATTTCGGGAGGATACACTGGAGGATTATCAGGAGGACTGGCTGGAAGCCTCTCGGGTGGACTTCCAGGATTACAAGGCTCTCTTAACGGTGGCCTAGTTGGACCTCTGTCAGGGAGCCTGACTGGAGGACTATCTGCAGGGTTAAACGGGGCTCCAACTGAAGGTGGGATTCGCACTATCGCCCAACAAGTGCCAGTCGTGATTCCCCAACCTTATCCAGTGCCCAGGCCTGTCCCAGGTCCCTGGTACGTGAGACAAAATCTGCCTCTCGTCAGGGAAACGTCACTTCGCACGCCTCAACAAACCGCACTGACACTCCATAGGTCTACAGGCATTTCGCAGGCTGTTAGAGTGCCAGTCTCAATCCCGCAACCTATCCCTATCCCTCAACCTGTTCCTGTGTCTGTCTTGATACCTGTATCTTCAGGATCTATCGGAGGATCTGGTCTGACTTCTGGAGTCACTAGTGGCCTCGGCTCTGGTTTGAATTCGGGTATCACTGGTGGTCTCAGTGGCTTCAGCGGAGGGTTGAATACTGGTTTGGGATCCAGCTACGGGTCTGGCTTGACCTCCAGTTACGGGTCAGGCCTGGGATCGAGCTACGGATATGGCCTAACCTCTAGTTACGGATCTAGCTTAGGTTCCAGCCTTGGCTCCTCTGGCCTCAGTGCTGGATATGGGTCAGGATTGGGCTCTGGCCTCAGTGCTGGATATGGGTCAGGATTGAGCTCTGGCCTAGGTGCTGGTCTTGGCTCTATTAGCATCTCTCCTGGAGTTGGTTTAGGATCTGGATTGAGTTCTGGGCTTGGTTCTGGACTTGGAACCAGTCTTGGCTCTGGAATTGGCACTCAGGGGTTGACTGCTAATCTTGGAGCTGGATACGGAGCTGGGTATGGATACGCTTCGTCTGGTGCTTTAGGAGGAGCTACTCTGGGAGCTGGTTCTCTTGGGGGTGGGGCACTAGGAGGAGCCAGTACGATCATTATAAAGAAACACTGA
- the LOC126925346 gene encoding shematrin-like protein 2 isoform X2, with protein sequence MKTFIFCLLVPAAISSGVEPGKPEKSKRGVLLGTGGLGGSSGGVDLGYSTTYGGISGGYTGGLSGGLAGSLSGGLPGLQGSLNGGLVGPLSGSLTGGLSAGLNGAPTEGGIRTIAQQVPVVIPQPYPVPRPVPGPWYVRQNLPLVRETSLRTPQQTALTLHRSTGISQAVRVPVSIPQPIPIPQPVPVSVLIPVSSGSIGGSGLTSGVTSGLGSGLNSGITGGLSGFSGGLNTGLGSSYGSGLTSSYGSGLGSSYGYGLTSSYGSSLGSSLGSSGLSAGYGSGLGSGLSAGLGSISISPGVGLGSGLSSGLGSGLGTSLGSGIGTQGLTANLGAGYGAGYGYASSGALGGATLGAGSLGGGALGGASTIIIKKH encoded by the exons ATGAAGACGTTCATA TTCTGCCTTTTGGTGCCCGCCGCCATTTCTAGCGGAGTTGAACCAGGAAAGCCAGAGAAGTCGAAGAGAGGCGTTCTTCTAGGCACAGGAGGACTTGGAGGATCATCAGGAGGCGTAGACCTGGGTTATAGTACTACCTATGGCGGAATTTCGGGAGGATACACTGGAGGATTATCAGGAGGACTGGCTGGAAGCCTCTCGGGTGGACTTCCAGGATTACAAGGCTCTCTTAACGGTGGCCTAGTTGGACCTCTGTCAGGGAGCCTGACTGGAGGACTATCTGCAGGGTTAAACGGGGCTCCAACTGAAGGTGGGATTCGCACTATCGCCCAACAAGTGCCAGTCGTGATTCCCCAACCTTATCCAGTGCCCAGGCCTGTCCCAGGTCCCTGGTACGTGAGACAAAATCTGCCTCTCGTCAGGGAAACGTCACTTCGCACGCCTCAACAAACCGCACTGACACTCCATAGGTCTACAGGCATTTCGCAGGCTGTTAGAGTGCCAGTCTCAATCCCGCAACCTATCCCTATCCCTCAACCTGTTCCTGTGTCTGTCTTGATACCTGTATCTTCAGGATCTATCGGAGGATCTGGTCTGACTTCTGGAGTCACTAGTGGCCTCGGCTCTGGTTTGAATTCGGGTATCACTGGTGGTCTCAGTGGCTTCAGCGGAGGGTTGAATACTGGTTTGGGATCCAGCTACGGGTCTGGCTTGACCTCCAGTTACGGGTCAGGCCTGGGATCGAGCTACGGATATGGCCTAACCTCTAGTTACGGATCTAGCTTAGGTTCCAGCCTTGGCTCCTCTGGCCTCAGTGCTGGATATGGGTCAGGATTGGGCTCTGGCCTCA GTGCTGGTCTTGGCTCTATTAGCATCTCTCCTGGAGTTGGTTTAGGATCTGGATTGAGTTCTGGGCTTGGTTCTGGACTTGGAACCAGTCTTGGCTCTGGAATTGGCACTCAGGGGTTGACTGCTAATCTTGGAGCTGGATACGGAGCTGGGTATGGATACGCTTCGTCTGGTGCTTTAGGAGGAGCTACTCTGGGAGCTGGTTCTCTTGGGGGTGGGGCACTAGGAGGAGCCAGTACGATCATTATAAAGAAACACTGA